A region of the Cannabis sativa cultivar Pink pepper isolate KNU-18-1 chromosome 3, ASM2916894v1, whole genome shotgun sequence genome:
AGGAGTTTATAAGAGTTGCAATTTCTATTCTTTCTCCTTTTCCttaaaaaaacatacaaaattCCTATCTTTAGAAACCTAACTCATTTAACTGAAATTAAATtaacaatatatttatttaataattttttaaataaaaattaaaatatgagtGTGTTATTagtgtaaattttatattattaatttaataattaatattaattgtgATTTGATCTGAAAATATTACTAATAATCAATAAAAAGTCAGTATAGtctcaaatataaataaaaaaattagtaatgtttcaaaaaaaaaaaaattagtataaattaaagaatattaggaagaaaaatacttaattaatttctattttttcagCTTCCCgctaaaatattcatttatggTAAATAGACAAAAGTATCCCCAGGAAATATAGATATTTACGATAATACCCCTCCTTTCCCACCTATATATAATCGTCTCCCTCCTTCCAAGATttcattttcgaaaaattttagtACGGAATGGCGCGAAGAAAGAAGACAGCTTTGGCAACATTTTCTTCCCCAATCTCAATCGGTAACCCTAGTTCTTTAAATCAATCGCGCTAATGGCGAAAATGAGTATTGTATAGTGACTTGGTTCTTTTGTTTTTGGTCGCAGGAGGTTGCGAGGTTACTGTGGAAGCAAAGAAATACACTTATGAATCCGATGAAAAGTGTCTCCTAATCTCAATTAATAGAAATGTTAAAGTTAGAATCGCGGGTAATGGTCGAGACTTGTTTTTAGTTGATGGTAATGGTgttgattttgatttttgtttattGGGATTTTTGTGTGTTTCAGTTAGAGAAGATGAGAATGGGAACCAGGAGACTGATGGAAGGGCTTGTCAATCTGGCCAGGGAGGTAAATTTGTTTTTGATTAATGATCAaagttcttttctttttgtaacTACAGTTTTTGAGATGttgattttggtttttttttagaGGAGAATGTGGAGAGAGTTGTCTCTCATGAGGGTGAATTCTTATTTTTTCTTGTTAATCCGAAAGATGTTGATAACTCTAGTCGATCATATCTTCAGGTAAAGTTTGTTTATTGGGCATTAAGACTTCATTTTTGGTTGGTATTGAAGGTGAAAAGCTCATTTCTTGGGGAAAAAATTCATGGTTTTTTGCAGGATGTGCTTAAGATGTACATGACAGAGCTTCCTGCAATGAATTTTGCTGCAAATACTGGAAAACAATCGATGTTCTTGGAAAAATGTGTAACAAATGGGTAATGGGAGATTTCATTTTGTGTTTATAGACTACAACTGTTTCATTAGCCTTAACATAATTAAAACATGGTTTATTATGTACTGATCAATTCTAGCTCTTTACTACAGGAAATATTGCTCGCTGCTTTTGATTCTTGTGTCTGTAGGAGGCCTTCGAGAGGTAAATTTACTACACATGTTTCTAGCTTATGGGGTAAAACATTTTTCTTAGTAGAAAGCTAGGTGTTTTTTGTTTGCTTTTAGTATTTGCTTCAGTAAACATTTAGCTTGATGGAATACTAATTTTGACATTAGTTGCAGTTGTGAGTTGTAACAATTGTGTTCTTTCCTCGCTGCTCCCTCTAAATACAGATTATAGCTGCAATTACGTATCAGATAGTTCCGGCTGACACTCAATATGCTGAAATTCCTCTTGCTGCTGTTAGTTCAGCCCACCAACGAAAGGTCTTTACTATCACCATTTCCTTGCTCCTGGCATTGTAATTTCTGTCTGTGTGTGTTCTAATATCTTTTTCTCATTTGCATTACAACTGTATTTTGTTCATACTGTTTTCTGATACTCTTGATAAAAGGGGATCATCTAAATTATTTCTTGTACATAAGAATAATGTCAGGATCTATGAATGGTGACGTGATGAGATACCTGTaatgaaaaatacatatcatttcaTATTTTCTTGCTGCTTTGCCGTTTATCACTGAATGGGTTTATCTACTTCTAGTTTTACTATCACTGAGATTTTTAGTTCATTACTGGAATATTCTTGTTGGGATAACAGAATTAACTTAATCATTTGCAGGGATTTGGTCGTCTTCTGTTTATGGAGTTAAGGAAGAGGCTTCAGAGTGTAGGTGTTTGCTCAATATTGTGTTGGGGAGACGAGGAATCTGAAGGATTTTGGCATAAGCAGGTGGTTtaacttttctttttaaattttttcaaataattatcatttatatttttatttttttaatgaaattaattagcaaGAACATGTTTGCCAAATGCAATTTAGTGAACCAATAACGTAAAACGACAGAAACATTTGGTGTCAATCCGTTATGACCAATCAGAATATTGGGTAGGTACGCAGATTCACTACAGTTATTTTGAGATACCTCACCAACAGAATCCCTAGTTTACAAAGTCACACCTCTCTCTTCAAGTGTTTATCTCCTTGAAAGTCACAATTGTAAACATAACCAGCTGAATTTACTAATTTTGTCTTCATTGGTGCTTTTGGTTTGGTATAATACCCTGATACTTTCTATATCATGTGCTTCAATAAGAAAACATTTATCACATTttctttgattatatttttttgctcTATATAATTTTGTTGAAACTTCAGGGTTTTGTATCGGTCGCAGAGGTTGATGTAAAGGGTAGAGCTCGAAGGAGGTTACCTATTAAAGCTGACGTTCGCAAAGCATTATGTTTACCTGGTGGTTCAACACTTATGGTTTCACATCTTAAGCAGGAAGCTTCAGATCACTCTGCGGACCCTTTGCAGTTGACTTTTCCATTACATCCCATTGGAAATTCATCTTCGGCTGCTTGTGATAAAGCCCCGTCAGAAGTTCCAATGGAGGGCAACAATATTCTGAATCCAATAAAGCAGATTGCTTCCAGAATTGAAACTTCCCAGCCTGAATTGCTAGTAAACGATGAGGAACGTCCAGGAGAAGATAATAAGTTACTTGGTAGGTAGCATTGACAATGTGtcatttcgaaatttcttattttttttcttgcattGTTTTCCTGAGCATGAGGATCATTATGAAGAACATACTCAAGGTAGCCAACCTTTAAACCTTTGTTTATTAGATGTAATTATTAAAGCTGACCTTGTAATGTTTTGTTACCATTGTAGGGCATAATTACTCTAGTgtctgtttttttatttatttttatgtggcTTCCCATGTAAAGCAAATTTTCCAAGCCATTGTTTACAATCAGAGTTATTTTTAAACTTGGATCTTTCTTGACAGGAGATTCTCAGTGGCAGGTTGAAACACGAGGGTGTTACAAAGAATCACCACTTTTCTCTAGACAGGAGCCAAAAATATCAAGCAAATTGGTTTGTGTTAAGAAGTTATTCAAAACAGGAGACAATGGTGATGTGAACCACTGTTCTTGTTCGACACAAGGTTCTGGAGCAAAGAGGATTTGGGAAGCTTCATTATCTTCCTTGAAGTCAAAGAAAGTAAAGGGAAGCCATCCAGTTGGCTGCCAGTTATCTTCCAGCTCAGATTTAGCTTTAGGAAGTAGCAGAAATGATTGTTCTTACCAAACATGCCCTTTGGCTGCTTCAAAAGGTAAATCTTTGGACGAACCTCCTTCAAATTATTCTACTTGTGGTCGCAAGGAGGATATTGCTGAAGGTTCTGCAATGGGTAAAACTATATCAGAAGCTTGTGTTGTGAAAGAAGTTCATCCACACAGAGAAggctttaaaataattttgatgAATATTGCTGATGACAGTAAGAAGGCACAGCTTGGAAAGGTACACAACTTATGAAATCATTTACTTAATATTGGGAATACTTATTTGAATTCTACTGTTTTTCATATCACTATGCTGTGTTGAAACTCTTATTTGGTATAGGTAATAGCAGACCTTGGTGGTGTCGTTACATCTGATGGAAGTGCAAGCACTCACATTATCACCGGAAAAGTTAGAAAGACATTAAATTTCTGCACTGCTCTCTGCTCGGGGTTAGTGGTTGTCCGGTTCTTCATATTTGTACCAATCATCTCACAAAATTTTCCCGATTCATTCGCTTATcaagttcattagatataaattataatcttatttatatcaTGTAACTGGGCATATTACTGAAACAATTGCTGTCTCAGTTTCTTTTTCACTTGGAGTCAGAATGTGTAAATCCACAGGCTTTGTTTTAGTTAGAAATGTGGGAAGTCTATAGGGGCAATCATATTTTCAagttctcttttttattttgtcaTCTTTGTCTGCCTCTCAACATATTATTATCCAGCTCTATATCATAGTTACTAACTACAGTACACTATCCATTGTTCAGAGCTTGGATAGTCTCACCCAACTGGTTAAAAGAAAGCTGCCGACAAGGAAGATTTATAGGTGAGTCTCGGGACTTGGTAGTTTTTAGTTTCAAATGCTCAAAATATTGATTTTAGCACCACTAAAAAGCATCTTAACTTGCAGATGAAGTGCCTTACATATTAAACGACGAAGAATATGTACTGAAATACAGAACCGAATTGAAAAGTGCAGTTCTTAGAGCAAAAGCTAACCCGGGAAGCTTGCTTAAGGGGTATGACGTATGCATGGCTACCCATGTTGAACCCTCAGCGAAATGCCTATCCACCATTGTCAGGTCTGCTGGCGCAAATGTATGTTCAAATTCTCATACTCAACCTTGCTCTGATTACTTCAGTTGAGATGGTTGTTACATTTATCATTataattttgtgaaaaatacaGGTTATTAGTAGGTTGAGCCAAGTAAAGGGAACTTCGAAAACGATATTCGTGGCATGTGAAGAAGACATGGAAGAGACAATATTAGCTGCAAAGAAAGGTTTGAGGACATTCAGTAGTGATTGGCTAATGAACTGTATTATGAGACAAGAGCTGGACTTGGAGGCTCCCCAGTTTGCAGAGTCCTTGTAAGAAAAGATTTTAaggttattaatttataaatgtaATATTCATTTTGAGAATGATACAATGTTAGCTAAGCTGCACATAACCATTTTACTACAATttgtatatgtttatatatattctaattgagaaaCTTTCTCAAGGAAAAGTTGTTGCCATCATGCTATGATGGATTTATAATCAAAATACTAATGTGAAATTTATTTTGGGCAAAGCATCAAATTTCCATAGAATTTTGAGTAAACTATCGAACTAAATTCCATCAAAATTAACTTAGAAACACAATTTGTGTAAACCATGGAAACAAATGTAATCATTTGTCTTTCTAACAAATGCATCTAACCCCAACTCTCGGCCAAGACTTTGTCTTGGACTTGGATTGCGGCCTCGATCTATAATTGGACCACGATATTGGACACTGTCTGGCTCTTTGCTAGTACCCTAAGCTTtgtttaggggtgttcataaaatatccAATCTCCACgatttaatctaattaaattCGCAGAGTGCGGATATTTGTATTTGTGTagattggatgttgattgacgtgtaaaagtaaccgatctaatttaattaaatttcgaactTCGACCCATATCTTGGACCTTGGACCTTAGTCCCCAAATCCTAGACTTTAGACCCCAATCTACATCAGAATCGTGTAAACCATGAAAAACTTCTAACATTAATtgaaattttactattttatttttaaaatggtacaaaatagTACTGAGTTTAAATGGTACCGGACAAATTCCAGAAAtataaattaagtattattacacaaaaaattaaacttagtacTTGTAAATAgttgttacataaaaataaaagaaatgacTTTATCGAATTAAAATCTGAGTTGAGTCGCGGATTAGGTCGCTCTTTAAGATGTTTGTAGCACTGTCCAGAATTGTGCAAACAGACTATTAGCCTCGTCGTCCCCAAGATAAAATAGCCCAGTCGAAAACACGATATCAGAGCTCTATTATACGATAGAGAACCGTCGAAATACCACACTCAATAATCGTACTACTGCCTgaaatacatatttaatataatcgtatatattgtatattttttttgtgtaataGATGTATTTCTTATATCATATTTATGTATTATATAGGCAATGCACAGAATGTAGTAACAAGAAGAGAGAAACGTTAGAATATAAGATCGTGTGAACAATGCTGAAAAttaaggaaagaaaaaaattttatttgctaattaattaaacacgtttaaaaattattttaataaattaaataaataataataatttaataaataatttttttttgaaaaaatttactCACACTCTTCACTTCTCTTTTTGTAAAATTTCACAAAGTTCCAATAGTATTTAACTcccaaaattaaacttagatatttacaatacaaattacacttaaaaaaaaaaaaaagaaaaaaactagtGTGATTTAAGCATAGGAAAGAAGATAAGGCACAAGAGACGCAGAAagaggaagaaaagaaaaaggagtGGAAGTGGAGCTCTTTACGTGGTTTTCTTTCTCTAACTCTCCTCAACTCTCAACTCTATTCTACTCATGAAGtttctccctttcttcttcttcatcttcttcttatgTTAAGCATGGCAGCAGAACCCGCTTTTGTAAGAAAATCAACTGCTTCAGCCACATTGCTAACTTCAAAATGCAGTAAACAATTCAAACGCAAGACTTGCTCTTCTTATATTCAACTCCCTTTACTTTATTCTGCTGCCAGAGCTTCATATTCAATCGATGATGACAAGAACAAGGTCTACAAACAACTGGGTCAGCTCCACTTTCTCTGTTTAATGGGTTTGTTTTGATGTTAGAATTGTGGGTTTTTATTAGGTGCCTATCACCTGTTTGAGATTATTTCTCATTCATTATTCTCTGTGTTTAGAACAAATTCACATGTCAGAGTTTTGTTGAATCACCATGTATTTTTAGAACCTGATGAACAAGTGTAAAGAAATGTAATCAGTGGTCaggttattattaagttttatttcgaCGAAAAATGAACTAGTATTATTTagtatcatttttttaaaatgtaaggTTTGAATTGTTATTCAATGAAACAGAATACAGtgtttacaattttatttaccTTATACAGAATGTTCTTTGGTGGTTATATTTGGTTGTGTTGATTATCGATTTCTGAGTTGTGTAATGGGATGTTTTTGGTAATTTGTTTTAGGATTATTTGCATTGAAAAGGAAGATTGAAGAGGCTGTTTTGAGAGCTGAAATGCTGGCCCCTGCTGCACTTGAACGTGAAGAAGCAAAACGAAATAAACAGGAAGAAATGATAAGAGCTTAT
Encoded here:
- the LOC115708982 gene encoding uncharacterized protein LOC115708982 isoform X1, which codes for MARRKKTALATFSSPISIGGCEVTVEAKKYTYESDEKCLLISINRNVKVRIAVREDENGNQETDGRACQSGQGEENVERVVSHEGEFLFFLVNPKDVDNSSRSYLQDVLKMYMTELPAMNFAANTGKQSMFLEKCVTNGKYCSLLLILVSVGGLREIIAAITYQIVPADTQYAEIPLAAVSSAHQRKGFGRLLFMELRKRLQSVGVCSILCWGDEESEGFWHKQGFVSVAEVDVKGRARRRLPIKADVRKALCLPGGSTLMVSHLKQEASDHSADPLQLTFPLHPIGNSSSAACDKAPSEVPMEGNNILNPIKQIASRIETSQPELLVNDEERPGEDNKLLGDSQWQVETRGCYKESPLFSRQEPKISSKLVCVKKLFKTGDNGDVNHCSCSTQGSGAKRIWEASLSSLKSKKVKGSHPVGCQLSSSSDLALGSSRNDCSYQTCPLAASKGKSLDEPPSNYSTCGRKEDIAEGSAMGKTISEACVVKEVHPHREGFKIILMNIADDSKKAQLGKVIADLGGVVTSDGSASTHIITGKVRKTLNFCTALCSGAWIVSPNWLKESCRQGRFIDEVPYILNDEEYVLKYRTELKSAVLRAKANPGSLLKGYDVCMATHVEPSAKCLSTIVRSAGANVISRLSQVKGTSKTIFVACEEDMEETILAAKKGLRTFSSDWLMNCIMRQELDLEAPQFAESL
- the LOC115708982 gene encoding uncharacterized protein LOC115708982 isoform X2, which codes for MARRKKTALATFSSPISIGGCEVTVEAKKYTYESDEKCLLISINRNVKVRIAVREDENGNQETDGRACQSGQGEENVERVVSHEGEFLFFLVNPKDVDNSSRSYLQDVLKMYMTELPAMNFAANTGKQSMFLEKCVTNGKYCSLLLILVSVGGLREIIAAITYQIVPADTQYAEIPLAAVSSAHQRKGFGRLLFMELRKRLQSVGVCSILCWGDEESEGFWHKQGFVSVAEVDVKGRARRRLPIKADVRKALCLPGGSTLMVSHLKQEASDHSADPLQLTFPLHPIGNSSSAACDKAPSEVPMEGNNILNPIKQIASRIETSQPELLVNDEERPGEDNKLLDSQWQVETRGCYKESPLFSRQEPKISSKLVCVKKLFKTGDNGDVNHCSCSTQGSGAKRIWEASLSSLKSKKVKGSHPVGCQLSSSSDLALGSSRNDCSYQTCPLAASKGKSLDEPPSNYSTCGRKEDIAEGSAMGKTISEACVVKEVHPHREGFKIILMNIADDSKKAQLGKVIADLGGVVTSDGSASTHIITGKVRKTLNFCTALCSGAWIVSPNWLKESCRQGRFIDEVPYILNDEEYVLKYRTELKSAVLRAKANPGSLLKGYDVCMATHVEPSAKCLSTIVRSAGANVISRLSQVKGTSKTIFVACEEDMEETILAAKKGLRTFSSDWLMNCIMRQELDLEAPQFAESL